In the genome of Streptomyces sp. Tu 3180, the window GCGGGCGGCGACACCGGTGACGTCGCCTGCGACCACTACCACCGCTACCCCGAGGACGTGGCCCTGCTGCGCGACCTCGGCGTCGGCTCGTACCGCTTCTCCGTCGCCTGGCCGCGCGTCGTGCCCGACGGCACCGGACCGGTGAACCCCAAGGGCCTGGACTTCTACTCCCGCCTGGTCGACGAACTCCTCGCCGCCGGGATCGAACCGGCCGTCACCCTCTACCACTGGGACCTCCCGCAGGCCCTGGAGGACCGCGGCGGCTGGCGGGTGCGGGAGACCGCGGAGCGGTTCGCCGAGTACACGGCCGTCGTCGCCGACCGCCTCGCCGACCGCGTGCCCCGCTGGATCACCCTCAACGAGCCGTGGTGCAGCGCCTTCCTCGGCTACTCCGTCGGACGGCACGCCCCGGGAGCGCGGGAGGGCCGCGGCGCCCTGGCCGCGGCCCACCACCTGCTCGTCGGCCACGGACTGGCCGTCCAGGCGCTGCGGGCCGCCGGGGTCCGCGAGGCCGGCATCACCCTCAACCTCGACCACCACCTGCCCGCGACCGACTCCGCCGCCGACCGGGCGGCCGTCGTGCGCGCCGACACCCTGCACAACCTGGTGTGGACGGAGCCGATCCTCGCCGGGCGCTACCCGGACACCGAGGAGGACACCTGGGGCGAGCTGATCACCGGACAGGACTTCCGCCGCGACGGCGACCTGGAACTGATCCACCAGCCGCTGGACTTCCTCGGCATCAACTACTACCGCCCGATCGTCGTCGCCGACGCCCCGTACCGCGGGAGCGACCCGGCCCTGCGCGTGGCGACCGACAACCGGTACGCCGAAGCGGGGATGCCCGGCGTCCGCCACACCGCGATGGGCTGGCCGGTGGCCCCGGACACCTTCACCGACCTCCTGGTGGACCTGAAGGAGCAGTACGGCGACGCCCTGCCGCCGATCCACATCACCGAGAACGGCTCCGCCGAGGACGACGAGGTGAGCGCGGACGGCGCCGTGCACGACACGGACCGCGTGCGGTACCTGCGCGACCACCTCACCGCGCTGCGGGCCGCGATCGAGGCGGGTGTGGACGTGCGCGGCTACTACGTGTGGTCGCTGCTCGACAACTTCGAGTGGGCCTTCGGCTACGACAAGCGCTTCGGGATCGTCCGGGTCGACTACGCCACCCAGCGGCGCATCCCGAAGGACAGCTACCACTGGTACCGGCGCATGATCGCCGCCCAGCGGACCTGACGCGCCCCGGGGCTCCCCGGGGCGCGCGGCGCCTTCCCGGTCGTCGAAGGCGCCGCCGGTCACCCGTGCCCGCCGGGCCGCGCCGTCCGGCTCACCGCGCGGCGGACCGCACCGACCGCGCGTCGGCCGCCCCGGGAACGGCGGCGGGCTTGCGGAGCAGGAGCAGCGCCGCGTCGTCGTGGAGCCGGCCGCCCACGTGCGTCAGCAGCTCCTCGTGCAGCGCCGCGAGGGTGCGGGCCGGCTCGTCGCACAGATGCCGGGCCAGGCCTTCGGCGAGCGGGTAGAACTCACGGTCCTCGTCGCGGGCCTCCGTGACGCCGTCGGTGTAGAGCAGCAGCTGGTCCCCCTCGTCGAACGCCAGCACCTGGAGGCTCGGGGTCTCGCCCGACAGCGCCCGCAGTCCCAGGGGCGGCGCCGGGCGGACGGGATCCACGGCCGTCACGTCGCAGCCGCGGACCAGCAGGGGAGGCGCGTGCCCGCAGTTGACCACCTCCAGGCGCCCGGGCTCCGGATATCCGGCGACCACGGCGGTGACGAAGTCGTCGGCCCCCAGGTTGCGCGCCAGGCTCCGTTCGATCCGGCAGACGACGTCCAGCAGATCGGGCTCGTCGTGGGCGGCCTCCCGGAAGACCCCGAGCACGAGGGCGGCGGTCCCCACGGCCGGAAGGCCCTTGCCGCGCACGTCGCCGACGATCAGCCGGACCCCGTGGGGGGTCGGGATCAGCGCGTAGAGGTCACCGCCGATCCTGGCCTCCGCCGCGGCGGCGCTGTAGTGGACGGCCACCTGGAACGGGCCGACGGTCCCGGGGAGCGGCGCGAGCAGGGCGTGCTGCGCGGTCTCCGCGACGGAGCGGACGGCCGCCAGCACCCGCTCGCGGCGTGCGCGCAGGGCACTGGCGAGCGTGCCCGCCAGGGCGACGGCCACCAGGGCGGCGAGCACGACGGTCAGCGCCGACGCCGGCACACCGTGACGGACGCCGATCGCCGCGCCCAGGAGCGCGGCGAAGAAACCGACCCCGAGGACCCCGCGCGGCCCGCTGGTGGCCGCCGCCAGCGCGGGCGCGGTGGCGAGCAGCGGCAGCCAGACCTTCCCCGTCCCGCCGGCGAGGTCGACGAGCACGATGACGCAGATGATCAGCAGGGACAGTGCGGGCGTGCCGGCGGCCAGGTGCGCGAGGGCCCGCGTCCGGGGCGATGCCGCGTGTTCCGTCCTCCGCCTGTACCGCCGTATCCGCCAATGGTCGCGTCCTTGCCGTGGGGCGTGACTCATGTGTCGTCCGCTGTCCTCACCTTTGCGCGGCATGCGCTCCTGAAATGTCTGCCTTTTCAGGAAAAAGGATCGTCGCGAACGTCACAAGGGTGTGCTTTTCAGATAGTGAGCGAGAGGCCCCGGGTCACACGGCCCGCGGCCGGAAGCAGCCGTTCGCGGATCTCCTCGAGCTGGGACAGCCGGTCCACCTGCATGGACACCCCGAGCGAGCCCAGGGTCCGCCCGCTGTAGACGGGCACCGCGACGCAGACGGTCCCGAGGGAGTACTCCTCCAGGTCCGTGACCGCCGGGGCCAGCGGGGCGGACTCCAGCCGGCGGATCAGCTCCGTGGCCGTGGTGATCGTCCGGGGGGTGAGGTCGTTGAGGGGGTGCCGGGAGAGGTACTCCTTGCGCGCCTCGTCGTCCAGCTCCCGCAGCACGGACTTGCCCAGCGCGGTGGCGTGCCCGGCGTCCTCGAAACCCACCCAGAGATCGGCCCGGGGCGTGCGGGGGCCGTCGACGATCTCGCAGACCCGGATCTCGCCGTCCTCGTAGAAGGTGAGGTAGGCGGCGGTCGAGAGCTCGTCCCGCAGCGCGGCGAGCGCCGGCCGGACCCGGCTGAGCAGCGCCTGCCCGCGCCCCGCCGTGTGCAGCGTCCGCAGCCTGTCGCCCAGCACGAACCCGCCGTCGTCCAGTTTGCGCAGGTACCCGTCGTGCACCAGGGTGCGCAACAGGTGGTAGGCCGTGGCCAGGGGAAGCTCCGTCTCACGCGCCAGCTGCTTGGCCGGCGCGCCGTTCTCGTGCGCGCTCACCGCCTCCAGCAGGCGGAAGGCGCGCTGCACGGAGGTGATGAGGGTCGGACCCGCACCCATGTGACCAGCCTGCGCCAGGCGTCCCCCGCAGGCAAGGGCAGGAGGCCCCCGCCGCGCGGCCGGACGCCCCCGGTGTTCAGCGGGCCGCCGCCTTCACGGTCACGAGGTCCTCACCGGTCAGTTCCGCGATCCGGTGGGCCGGCACCCCGGCGGCCAGCGCCCGCGTCAGCAGCTCGTCCCGGCCGTGCGTGCAGGACCGGTAGGCCAGCAGTTCCTCCTCCACCCGCGCCAGGGCCGGGGGAGCGAGCTCGCCGCGCAGACGGCTCAGCTCCTCGGCGCCGAGCGGGACGGGGAGACGTTCGGCGCCCTCGGGGACGGCCGCCGTCTCCTCGGGCGGGAGCAGACGCAGGCGGGGGGAGGCGGCGGTGACACCCTGCGCGTCGAGCCAGGCCCGCACCGCCGGGGTGTCCATGCAGGCGAGTTCTCCCACGGCCGCCGGGGGGACGCCGAGCGGCCCGTCCGCGTGGTCGAGCAGGACCAGGTAGGCGTCGTCGGTCATGTTCGGATGTCCCTTCCTCACGAAGAAGCGGTCGCTGATCGCAGCTCCTCTTACCCCGTGAGGGCGCTCCCACCGCGTGTCCTCCCCGAACGGGGTCCCCGGGGGCGGTGACGGCGTCACCCGTCCGGCCGAGGCCGGGGCCCGCGGCGAGGGCCCCGGCCGGCGAGCCGGGGAAAGGGGCGGGGATCAGCCCGTCACGGGACGGGAACCTCGTCCACGAAGGACGTGCCGGCGTCGCGGTACGCGGCGATCCTCGCGCCGACCTCGGCCGGGGTGAGGACCTGGTCCTTGACGTGCAGCACGTAGTCGACCTGCTGGTGGTAGGCGCGGGGCGTGGCCGACGTCTGGCCGTCGAGGTCGATCAGCCACTGGTTGAAGTTGATCGACATCGGGCGCTCGGGCAGGTACGCGGCGTCGTGCGTGCCGAAGTGCTGCCCGTCGACGTAGTAGGTGATGGCGTTGTCGTCGATGGTGACGACGAGGTCGTGCCAGCCGGCGAAGCTGCGCCGGCTCTCGCTGTGCTGGTTGACGGCCTGCCAGGGGTCGGGATTGTAGGTCTCCCAGGAGGTCGTGTACAGGATGTTGGACGGCTCGCCCCAGCCTCCGTTGGGCAGGTACTCGAAGTCGTACTCGGCGTAGTCGTCGGCCATCGGGGCCTTGAGGTCGTTGATGGTGAAGAAGGTCTGGACGACGCGGTCGCCGTCGGGGCCGTACGCGGGGGCGTCGGAGAACCTGACGCGGGCGGCGTAGGTGCCGTTCTTGAACTTCATGCTCCGGGTGAGGACCTCGGTGTGCGTGGTGGAGGCGCCGGTGCCGGCGGTCGAGGTCTCCAGGTCCATCACCGAGTTGCCGCCCGAGGCGCTGAAGGTGACCTTGGACGGATCCCAGGTCGCGCCGGGCACGCCCGGGCCACCGGAGTCGGAGCGCACGCTCCAGCCGTGCGCGGCGATCGCGGGGTCCGTGTGCGAGGTGTAGTCGAAGTCGTCGAACAAGGTCTGGCCGCCGCCCGGCGGGTCGGTGGGGTCGGTCGGATCGGTGGGATCGTTGCCCTCGGGTGCGGTGCCCCACACCGTGGCGCCGGCGAGCTGGGCGGTGACCTTGTTCCAGTCGGCGTACGCGGTCTGGCTGCCGCCGAAGGAGTAGTCGTCGCTCTGCCTGAGCGTCTGCCAGGTGGACCGGTGGAAGCGCAGTTGCATGTCCCCGGTGTCGGCGCCCGGGGCCAGTGAGCCGGCGGAGGGGGTGAACCCGATCTCCAGGTAGCGGTCGGCCGTCGCGGTGGGACGGGCGAGCGTCCCGAACGTGCCGGTGATGACGGAGCAGCCCTTGACCGCCCAGGAACAGGCGAAGCGGTACGTGGCGTCCGGGGAGTCGGCCTTGAAGTAGTACCGGATCTTCACCTGGCTCAACTGCACGGGGACGGAACCGGAGTTGCGGACCTTGAACCAGGGCTCGCTCTGGTCGGCCGTGGCTCCGCCCGCGCTGGTGCGGTACTGCACGCTGACGGCGCCGTCCGCGGCGGCGGCGGTGGTGGCGGGGAGGCCGGTCAGGGCCGCGCCGCCGAGCAGAGCGGTGAGTGCGAGTGCCGCGCGGGTGCGGCGGCCGGTGGGACGAGTGCTCATCCGTGTTGCCTTTCGCTGTGGGGGTGGCGCACGGTGGACCGTCGGTACGGCGTGCGTGAGGGCTGTCGCACGCCAGGAGCTCACGGCGGGCCCGCCCGGTCCCGGGAACTGACCAGTTGCCCACCGTGGCTTTACCAGTCGGTGTCGAGAGAAGGTGGCATAGACCAATGTGGTCGTCAACCCTCCCCGCACCACCGGGGTTTGACGACCGGTGACGGCTTCCCCCGGTGAGCGGACCAGCTAGGGTCGAAGCCGTACCAGTGGTCCGACGGTCCGCCCCTGACCGATGACGAACGAGAGACCCGCATGGAGATCGATCCCGCCGCTTCGGGCGCCGTGCTCAAGCGGGAACGCGTCCGCGACGCGATCCTCGAGCTCATCGAGGCCCGGCGCCCCGGTGACGCCATTCCCTCGGAACGCAGCCTGTGCGCCCGGCTCGGCGTCTCGCGCCCCACGCTGCGCGCCGCGGTGGACGAACTCGTCGTCGCGGGACTGCTGGTGCGCGAACACGGCCGCGGCATGTTCGTGGCGGCCGAGAAGATCACCCAGGAACTGGTCTCGGAGCGGAACTCCTTCACGCTGCCTCCGGCCGGCGGCGTGTGGACCAGCAGGGTCCTGGAGTCCCGTACCCTGCCGGCCGGTGCCCGGATCGGCCGCAGGCTCCGCATGTCGCCCGCGGCGCGGATCCGTTACGTGGCCCGCCTCCGGCTGGTCGACGGCTCGCCGATGGCCATCGAGCACCTTCACGTCCCGGCGGACCTCGTACCGGACCTGACCGGCGAGGAGCTGGAGCAGGGCGATCTGTACGAGCACTTCCGGGACCGGCACGGCGTGCAGGTCGGTGAGGCGGTGCAGTCCATCGAACCCACCGTGGTGACCCGCGCGGAGGCGGATCTCCTCGACGTGCCCGAGCTCTCGCCCGCCCTGCTGTTCGAGCGCCTCACCACCGACGCCGACGACCGCCCGGTCGAGTACGTGCACTCCCTCTACCGGGGCGACCGCTACCGGATCGTCTCGCGGCTCACGCTGGGTCCGGCAGCCGTGCGCCCGAGGCCCGCGGAGGGGCACCATCCGGGCATTCCGCCGGGCGACTTCGCCTCCGGCGCCCCCGTCGCCCTCTCGACCCGGGGTGTGGTGCAGCGGAACGGAGGCTGACCGGCCGCCGCGGTACGTGAATCCGGAACAACAGGCTCTCAAACCGTTGACAGGTTCATATCAAAGCAGGACGCTCTGAGAGCGCTCTCAGAACGGTTCCCGGCCAACGTCGAACGGAGAAGGAGCATGCTGCGCACACTCAAACACCGGTTCGCGGCTGCGGGGTTGAGCATCGCCACGGTGCTCGGCGGCTCGCTGCTCGCCACCGGTGTGTCGTCCCCCGCCCAGGCCGCGGTCCCCGACACCGTCCCCCTGAGGATCACCAACAACTCGGGCCGCGGCGAGCAGGTGTACGTGTACAACCTCGGCACCCAGCTGTCGACCGGCCGGCAGGGCTGGGCCGACGCGAACGGCACGTTCCATCCCTGGCCCGCGGGCGGTAATCCGCCGACCCCCGCGCCCGACGCGGCGATACCCGGTCCGGCGCCGGGGCAGTCCGCGGCCATCCGCATCCCGAAGTTCTCCGGCCGCATCTACTTCTCCTACGGCCAGAAGCTGGTGTTCAGGCTGACCACCGGCGGCCTGGTGCAGCCCGCCGTGCAGAACCCGGCGGACCCCAACCGCAACATCCTGTTCAACTGGTCGGAGTACACGCTGAACGACTCCGGCCTGTGGCTCAACAGCACACAGGTCGACATGTTCTCGGCGCCCTACTCGGTGGGAGTGCAGCGCGCCGACGGCAGCACGGCGAGCACCGGCCGGCTCAGGCCCGGCGGCTACAACGGGTTCTTCAACGCGCTCCGGGGGCAGCCCGGAGGCTGGGCCGGCCTGATCCAGACCCGCTCCGACGGCACCGTGCTGCGCGCGCTGTCGCCGCTGTACGGAGTGGAGACCGGCGCCCTGCCCGCGTCGGTCATGGACGACTACGTCAACCGCGTCTGGCGGAAGTACGCCACCACGACCCTGACGGTCACGCCCTTCGCCGACCAGCCGGGCGTCAAGTACTACGGCCGGGTCTCCGGTGACGTCATGAACTTCACCAACGGCGCGGGCGCCGTCGTCACCAGCTTCCAGAAGCCGGACGCCTCCTCCGTCTTCGGCTGTCACAGGAGGCTGGACGCGCCGAACGACCAGGTGCGCGGCCCCATCTCACGCACCCTGTGCGCCGGATTCAACCGCTCCACGCTCCTGGTCAACCCGAATCAACCCGACTCCGGCGCGGCCGACTTCTACCGGGACGCCGTCACCAACCACTACGCCCGGGCGGTCCACGCGCAGATGGCCGACGGGAAGGCCTACGCCTTCGCCTTCGACGACGTGGGCCACCACGAGTCGCTCGTCCACGACGGAAACCCGCGCCAGGCCCACCTCACGCTCGACCCCTTCAGCTGACCCCCCCGATCCGCCTGATCCCCCGCCCGGTCGACGGTTCCGAAAAGCGATGACCATTTGCCTAAAGGTATTAGGTGGATGCATAATCGTCTTCGTCTACAGGGAGGACGGTTGTGGCACGCGCAGGACTGACCGCGGAACGCCTGACCCGGGCGGGGGCCGATCTCGCCGACGAGGTGGGGTTCGAGCAGGTGACCGTCTCGGAGCTCGCCAGACGCTTCGACGTCAAGGTGGCCAGCCTGTACTCCCACGTGAAGAACTCGCAGGACCTCAGGACCAGGATCGCGCTGCTCGCCCTGGAGGAACTCGCGGACCGGGCCGCCGACGCGCTGGCCGGGCGGGCCGGCAAGGACGCGCTGGCCGCCCTCGCCAACGTGTACCGGGACTACGCCAGGGAGCACCCCGGCCGCTACGCCGCAACCCGGTTCCGGCTCGCCCCGGAGGCGGCCGCGGCCAGCGCGGGCGTGCGGCACGCCCAGATGACGCGGGCGGTCCTGCGCGGCTACGACCTGGGCGAGCCGGACCGGACGCACGCGGTACGGCTGCTGGGCAGCGTCTTCCACGGCTACATCAGTCTCGAGGCGGGAGGCGGGTTCAGTCACAGCGCCCCCGACTCGCAGGAGACCTGGTCGCGCGTCCTCGACGCCCTCGACGCCCTGTTGCGCAACTGGCCCGCCCCCTGACGGCAGACCCGCCCCGGACACCTCCGGGGCCCGACCGGGCACCCCGCTCCGAACCACAGACAGGCCGGCCCATGCGCGACCACGAGCACACCTGGATCACCACCCCCGTCACCCCCGGCATCCTGCGCGGCGCCCTCGAGCTGGAGCACACCGCGCACGGGGTCCTGCCGCACCGGCTGCCCGCCCGGGCCCGCGCCCAGTGTGCCGACGGGCAGCTCGCGATGGCCGAGTCCCAGCCCTCCGGCGTGAGGCTCGTCTTCCGCACCCGGGCGACCGCCGTCGAACTGGACACGCTGCCCACCAAGCGGGTCTACGCGGGGGCCCCGCCACGCCCGGACGGCGTGTACGACCTGCTCGTCGACGGCCGCCCCGCGGGCCGGGGGACCGTGGCCGGCGGCAACACACTGTTCATCGACATGAGCAGCGGAACGTTCGACGCCCGGCCCGGCCCCGTGGGCACCCTCCGCTTCACCCGCCTGCCCGGGCACGACAAGACCGTCGAGATCTGGCTGCCGCACGACGAGACCACCGAACTCGTCGCGCTGCGCACCGACGCGCCCGTCGAGCCCGCACCCGAGCCGGAGCGCGCCGTGTGGCTGCACCACGGCAGTTCCATCAGCCACGGGTCCGGCGCGGAGAGCCCCACCACCACCTGGCCCGCGCTCGCCGCGGCCCTGGGCGGCGTGGAACCGGTCAACCTGGGACTGGGCGGCAGCGCCCTGCTCGACCCGTTCACGGCGCGGGCCATGCGCGACACGCCCGCCGACCTGATCAGCGTCAAGATCGGCATCAACCTCGTCAACACCGACCTGATGCGGCTGCGCGCCTTCACCCCGGCCGTCCACGGCTTCCTCGACACCCTCCGCGAGGGCCACCCCACCACCCCGCTGCTGGTCGTCTCGCCCCTGCTGTGCCCCATCCACGAGGACACGCCCGGTCCGAGCCTCCCCGACCCCGGCAGCCTCGCCGAGGGCAGGCTCCGGTTCCGGGCCGCGGGCGATCCGGCCGGGCGGGCCGACGGCAAGCTGACGCTCACCACCGTCCGGGACGAGCTGCGCCGGATCGTGACACAGCGGGCCGCCGACGACCCGAACCTGCACCACCTCGACGGCCGGGCCCTCTACGGCGAGGCGGACTTCGCCGAGCTGCCCCTGCCCGACGGCATCCACCCCGACGCGGCCACCCACCGGCGCATCGGCGAGCGCTTCGCCGCCCTGGCCTTCGCGAACGGCGGCCCGCTCTCCCCGCCGTCCGCCGTGTGACCTCTCCCACCTGCCCTTGTCGAAGCGGAGAAGGCGTACCCAAGTTCGACGGCATGTCCCCCCGTGACCCGTCACCGACCGTTTTCTCCGTCGACCTGAGCGCCCATGAGATGCTCCGCCGGACCCACGTCCTGGCCGCACTCGGCCCCGACTGGGATCCCGTGGCGGCGCTGCGCGGCGAGGAGGAGGCCCACCGGCTGCTGTACTCGGGCCTCGACGCGGAGCAGCAGCGCATCTACGACGAGCTGGTCTCGGCCGGTGTGCTTCCGGGAGACGGGGACGGCCGTGCTGCCCCTTGACCCGCACGCCGGGACCGGGGGCCGGGCCTGGGTGGCGTGCCCGAACTGCGACGACCGCCGCGGGTGTGCCACGTGCGAGCAGGGGCGCACCTGCTCCGGGCACTGGCGCTACCTGCTCTCCCACACGGGCAGCCTGCTCCACCTGCAGTGCCCGTCGTGCACCCACGTCTGGTCGCACGAGACGGGCTTCGGCGCCACCCGGGGACCGGGCCCGGCCCACCGGATCGGTCCCGGGGGAACACCGGACGGCTCCCCGGGGCCGTAGCGCGGCCCTGTGCGGGTCGCTCCGGCCCGGCGACCGCGCCGGCAGGCCCGGGGTGCCTCGTCGTGCCGACGGCGTGCACGGCCCCGTCGGCCGCCGCCCGGCCGGAGGTCACCGCTTGCGCGCCACCCCGCCGAACATGGCGACGTCCTCGACCGGCCCGGCACCACCGGGACCGGGGCGCCAGCGGTTGCAGGAGACCACACCGGGCTCGAGGAGTTCGAGCCCGTCGAAGAACGCGGCCACGGCCTCGGGACTGCGCTGGGTCAGCCGCGGGGTGCCGTGTTCGTTCCAGAAGGCCACCGCGGCGTCGACGTCGGGCATGCCGGGCCGCGTGACGGTGTGGGACAGCACCAGGTGACTGCCCGCCGGCAGGGCGTCCATCAGGCGCCGCACGATCCCGTACGCCTCTTCGTCGTCCTCGATGAAGATCACCACGCCGAGCAGGATCAGGGCCACGGGCCGGCGGAGGTCCAGGGACTGCCCGGCCCGCTCCAGGACGGTGTCGACATCGCGCAGGTCCTCGTCCAGGTAGGCCGTGTGGCCCTCGGGCGAGCCGGAGAGCAGGTCCGCGGCGTGGGCGAGGACGGTCGGGTCGTTGTCGACGTAGACGACGCGGGACTCGGGGGCGAACCGCTGGGCGACCTCGTGGGTGTTGTCGGCGCTGGGCAGGCCGGTGCCGATGTCGAGGAACTGCCGTATGCCGCACTCGGCCGCCAGGTGCCCGACCGCACGGCCGAGGAACCCCCGGTCCGCGCGGGCGTACTCACCGATGCCGGGGTGCAGGGCGCGGATCTGCTCCCCCACCCTCCGGTCGACCTCGTAGTTGTCCTTGCCGCCCAGCCAGTAGTTCCAGATGCGCGCCGTGTGCGGCTGGTCGGTCCTGATCCTGTCGGCCGGTCCGGTGGTACCAGGGGTGTCGGACATGCGATGCGCTCCCGTTCGGACAGTGGGTTGCCAACCGGCAACCTACCGACCGGAATTGACCGCGGCGACTCCCCGCGCGCCCCCCGGTGCCGTGGCGGCCGGTCCGCCGGGGACGTGCGGCGGCCCCGCTTCCCGGCGGCCCCGGTCGCGCTCCCGGCCACCGGAGGCGATCACCGGGCCGGCGGCGACCCGGGCGGACGGGAGGGACGGAAGTCCGGCATGTGATAACCCGGGCCCGGGAGGTTACCCGGTGTCCGACCCGAAACCGTCGAGCCAGGACCGGGAGAAGTACTCATGTCCCGCACCACGAGCGCACGCGAAGTGGTGGACGCCGTCAAGGACGCCCACTTCCCCGCGGGCAAGGACGAACTGATCCGCGCGGCCCGCGAGGCCGGCGCCTCGGACGAGGCCGTCGCGGCGCTCCGCGGCATTCCGCCCGAGAGCTACGCCAACCGTGAGGAGGTGGCCCGGTCGGTGCGCGTGGACCCCGCCTCCGACCTCGGGACGTCTCCCGCGCAGCGCGCCGAGCAGGCGCGTGCGGGTGGCAAGCAGGGGCAGTCGCAGCACCTGCGCGACGTGCCGAAGCCGCCGATCGAGGAGGAACTGGACCGCTGAGGACGGCCCGGCGAGGAGGACGCGCCGGGCGGGGCCGCCGATCCGGTCGGCGAGCCCCGCCCCTTTCGGCGCGCCGGGGCGGGGATCA includes:
- a CDS encoding SAM-dependent methyltransferase, translated to MSDTPGTTGPADRIRTDQPHTARIWNYWLGGKDNYEVDRRVGEQIRALHPGIGEYARADRGFLGRAVGHLAAECGIRQFLDIGTGLPSADNTHEVAQRFAPESRVVYVDNDPTVLAHAADLLSGSPEGHTAYLDEDLRDVDTVLERAGQSLDLRRPVALILLGVVIFIEDDEEAYGIVRRLMDALPAGSHLVLSHTVTRPGMPDVDAAVAFWNEHGTPRLTQRSPEAVAAFFDGLELLEPGVVSCNRWRPGPGGAGPVEDVAMFGGVARKR
- a CDS encoding DUF2795 domain-containing protein, which codes for MSRTTSAREVVDAVKDAHFPAGKDELIRAAREAGASDEAVAALRGIPPESYANREEVARSVRVDPASDLGTSPAQRAEQARAGGKQGQSQHLRDVPKPPIEEELDR